The following are from one region of the Rhizobacter sp. AJA081-3 genome:
- a CDS encoding histone deacetylase family protein, translated as MSTAFYSHPDCRRHDMGAGHPECPQRLDAIDDHLLATGLDIALTRHDAPLVDLKDVELAHTHHYVSELKDLLEQVEASGVSKALDPDTAANPGTWKATLRAAGAAVAATDLVIDGRAENAFCAVRPPGHHATRDETMGFCFFNNVAVAARHALDVRGLKRVAVIDFDVHHGNGTEDILAGDDRVLMVSFFQHPLYPYSGAVPKGTNMVNLPIPPYTRGGELREMIDAQWMPALEAFKPEMIFISAGFDAHREDDLGQLGLVEADYEWITLRIKAIAERHSKGRIVSCLEGGYNLSALARSVAAHLRVLTGV; from the coding sequence ATGAGCACAGCGTTCTACAGCCACCCCGATTGCCGTCGCCACGACATGGGCGCCGGCCACCCGGAGTGCCCGCAGCGGCTGGACGCGATCGACGACCATCTGCTCGCCACCGGCCTCGACATTGCGCTGACGCGCCATGACGCGCCGCTGGTCGACCTGAAGGACGTGGAACTGGCGCACACGCACCACTACGTTTCGGAGCTGAAGGACCTGCTCGAACAGGTCGAGGCCAGCGGCGTCTCGAAGGCGCTGGACCCGGACACCGCCGCCAACCCCGGCACCTGGAAGGCCACGCTGCGCGCCGCCGGCGCGGCCGTGGCGGCGACCGACCTCGTCATCGATGGCCGTGCCGAGAACGCCTTCTGCGCCGTGCGCCCGCCCGGCCACCACGCCACGCGCGACGAGACGATGGGCTTCTGCTTCTTCAACAACGTGGCGGTGGCAGCGCGGCATGCGCTGGACGTGCGCGGCCTCAAGCGCGTGGCCGTGATCGACTTCGACGTGCACCACGGCAACGGCACCGAAGACATCCTCGCCGGCGACGACCGCGTGCTGATGGTCAGCTTCTTCCAGCACCCGCTGTACCCGTACAGCGGCGCCGTGCCCAAGGGCACCAACATGGTCAACCTGCCGATCCCGCCCTACACGCGCGGCGGCGAGTTGCGCGAGATGATCGACGCGCAGTGGATGCCGGCGCTCGAGGCCTTCAAGCCGGAGATGATCTTCATCTCGGCCGGCTTCGACGCGCACCGGGAAGACGACCTCGGTCAGCTCGGCCTCGTCGAGGCCGACTACGAATGGATCACCCTGCGCATCAAGGCGATAGCCGAGCGCCATTCCAAGGGCCGCATCGTCTCCTGCCTCGAAGGCGGCTACAACCTCAGCGCTCTGGCGCGCAGTGTGGCCGCTCACCTGCGCGTGCTCACCGGCGTCTAG
- a CDS encoding helix-turn-helix transcriptional regulator: MSTPPEPSTPSAEADEVFESAAELFSLLSTPIRLKLLSALCHGERNVSDLLAQIDTTQPNLSQHLGTLYRAQILGRRRDGTQIYYRIANQRAVTLCRAVCTQMALEMDGDAELPEQERLLPSRRRAAS, encoded by the coding sequence ATGTCCACCCCCCCCGAGCCCTCCACTCCGAGCGCCGAAGCCGACGAAGTGTTCGAGTCGGCCGCGGAGCTGTTCTCGCTGCTGTCGACGCCGATCCGGCTGAAACTGCTGTCGGCGCTATGCCACGGAGAGCGCAATGTGTCGGACCTGCTCGCGCAGATCGACACCACCCAGCCCAACCTCTCGCAGCACCTGGGCACGCTGTACCGCGCGCAGATCCTCGGCCGCCGGCGCGACGGCACGCAGATCTACTACCGCATAGCCAACCAGCGCGCCGTCACGCTGTGCCGTGCCGTTTGCACGCAGATGGCGCTCGAGATGGACGGCGACGCCGAACTGCCCGAGCAGGAGCGCCTGCTGCCGTCCCGGCGCCGCGCTGCGAGCTGA
- a CDS encoding TlpA disulfide reductase family protein produces the protein MTLTRRHLLGSLAAVAAAPLQAAPAAPGEPVRWPEVTLLDGARWAPAADRAQVVVFWSVTCPFCKRHNAHVDKLYRAAGDGGPQVLTVSRDREAAAVRRYLAANGYSFPVSLDQDAMAAALSTRRIIPLTMLIARGGRLKQAIPGEMFEEDVMELLKFA, from the coding sequence ATGACCCTCACCCGCCGACACCTGCTGGGCAGCCTGGCTGCCGTGGCCGCTGCACCGCTGCAGGCCGCGCCGGCGGCACCGGGCGAGCCCGTGCGCTGGCCCGAGGTGACGCTGCTGGACGGCGCACGCTGGGCACCCGCAGCCGATCGCGCGCAGGTGGTGGTGTTCTGGTCGGTCACCTGCCCGTTCTGCAAGCGCCACAACGCCCATGTCGACAAGCTGTACCGTGCCGCCGGCGACGGCGGGCCGCAGGTGTTGACGGTCTCGCGCGACCGCGAGGCCGCCGCGGTGCGCCGCTACCTGGCGGCCAACGGCTATTCGTTCCCGGTCAGCCTGGACCAGGACGCGATGGCCGCCGCGCTGAGCACGCGCCGCATCATCCCGCTGACGATGCTGATCGCTCGCGGCGGCCGCCTCAAGCAGGCCATCCCCGGCGAGATGTTCGAGGAAGACGTGATGGAACTGCTCAAGTTCGCCTGA
- the ggt gene encoding gamma-glutamyltransferase, translating to MTATNRPAPWRLGLLAASLAAAIAVPAFAHDKPHSIGTPPGITLPPTTETVPPAPAWDGQAYKGGVVSVSHPLAAQAGADVLARGGNAIDAAAAIQFMLNVVEPQFSGIGGGGFMMVHLARHHRTFAIDAREKAPAAATPTQFVLTGVAPAQRFTIASTSGLAVGVPGTLAALDTALKRWGTIRLAEAIAPAIDVAENGFAINRFLAANIAGDGGRTGFQGETAALYRPGGVPLATGAVLKNPDLAKTFRLIAKHGPDVFYRGEIGQAIVAAQQRSRTPVAAEGVGRMTMQDLADYRVVIREPVSVNYRGWTVAAMSPPSSGGLTVGQMLEMVERFPIGDASQGFGFGSPTTLHVMTEAMRLAFADRAVWMGDEDFVPVPKVGLLDRDYVATRSAMINTTARMATPAAGNPLPYDTTVKGDRNTRFTAEKEDTEHRPSHTTHFSVVDKWGNVVSYTTTIEATWGTGITVPGYGFLLNNELTDFNFDPAANAATGNPGANDVAPAKRPRSSMAPAIVFRGREPVAAYGSPGGATIINSVFNVTLNLIDHGMSMQQAINAPRLSVTSATGTISCEGTEAFMQPKFSIATQDALRSLGHLGLGAAGGNGCINPIGSVQGVVIDLRSGRQYGGADPRREGTVIGLKPRKSRDRDDDGDD from the coding sequence ATGACCGCAACGAACCGCCCGGCGCCTTGGCGCCTGGGCCTGCTCGCCGCCAGCCTGGCCGCCGCGATCGCGGTGCCGGCGTTCGCGCACGACAAGCCGCACAGCATCGGCACGCCGCCGGGCATCACGCTGCCGCCGACCACCGAGACGGTGCCCCCGGCACCGGCCTGGGACGGCCAGGCCTACAAGGGCGGGGTGGTGTCGGTGTCGCACCCGCTGGCCGCGCAGGCCGGTGCCGACGTGCTTGCACGCGGGGGCAATGCCATCGATGCGGCCGCGGCGATCCAGTTCATGCTCAACGTGGTGGAGCCGCAGTTCTCCGGCATCGGCGGGGGCGGCTTCATGATGGTCCACCTGGCGCGGCACCACCGCACGTTCGCCATCGACGCGCGCGAGAAGGCGCCGGCCGCGGCCACGCCGACGCAATTCGTGCTGACCGGCGTGGCGCCGGCCCAGCGCTTCACCATCGCCTCCACCAGCGGCCTGGCGGTGGGCGTGCCGGGCACGCTCGCGGCGCTGGACACCGCGCTCAAGCGCTGGGGAACGATCCGCCTGGCCGAGGCCATCGCGCCCGCCATCGACGTCGCCGAGAACGGCTTCGCGATCAACCGCTTCCTGGCCGCCAACATCGCCGGCGACGGCGGCCGCACCGGCTTCCAGGGCGAGACGGCGGCGCTGTACCGGCCGGGCGGCGTTCCGCTGGCCACCGGCGCCGTGCTGAAGAACCCGGATCTGGCGAAAACCTTCCGGCTGATTGCCAAGCATGGCCCCGACGTCTTCTATCGCGGCGAGATCGGCCAGGCCATCGTGGCTGCGCAGCAGCGCAGCCGCACGCCGGTGGCGGCCGAAGGCGTGGGCCGCATGACGATGCAGGACCTGGCCGACTACCGCGTCGTGATCCGCGAGCCGGTGAGCGTGAACTACCGCGGCTGGACGGTCGCCGCGATGTCGCCGCCGTCCTCCGGGGGCCTGACCGTCGGGCAGATGCTCGAGATGGTCGAGCGCTTCCCGATCGGCGATGCGTCGCAGGGCTTCGGCTTCGGCAGCCCGACCACGCTGCACGTGATGACGGAGGCGATGCGACTGGCCTTCGCCGACCGCGCGGTGTGGATGGGCGACGAGGACTTCGTGCCTGTGCCCAAGGTCGGCCTGCTCGACCGCGACTATGTGGCCACGCGCTCGGCCATGATCAACACGACCGCGCGCATGGCCACGCCGGCCGCCGGCAACCCGCTGCCTTACGACACGACGGTGAAGGGTGATCGCAACACGCGCTTCACGGCCGAGAAGGAGGACACCGAGCACCGGCCTTCGCACACCACGCACTTCTCGGTGGTCGACAAGTGGGGCAACGTGGTCAGCTACACCACGACGATCGAGGCCACCTGGGGCACCGGCATCACCGTGCCGGGCTACGGCTTCCTGCTCAACAACGAGCTGACCGACTTCAACTTCGACCCGGCCGCCAATGCCGCGACCGGCAACCCCGGCGCGAACGACGTTGCTCCGGCCAAGCGCCCGCGCAGCTCGATGGCGCCGGCCATCGTGTTCCGCGGCCGCGAGCCGGTGGCGGCCTATGGCTCGCCGGGCGGTGCGACGATCATCAACTCGGTGTTCAACGTGACGCTGAACCTGATCGACCACGGCATGTCGATGCAGCAGGCGATCAACGCGCCGCGGCTGTCGGTGACCAGCGCCACCGGCACGATCTCCTGCGAGGGCACCGAGGCTTTCATGCAGCCCAAGTTCAGCATCGCCACGCAGGACGCGCTGCGCAGCCTCGGCCACCTGGGCCTGGGCGCGGCGGGTGGCAACGGCTGCATCAATCCGATCGGTTCGGTGCAGGGCGTGGTGATCGACCTGCGCAGCGGCCGGCAGTACGGCGGCGCCGACCCGCGCCGCGAAGGCACGGTGATCGGCCTGAAGCCGCGCAAGAGCCGCGACCGCGACGACGACGGCGACGACTGA
- a CDS encoding MoxR family ATPase — MKSALAAQIDRLIDQISTIIVGKRPQIEDCVACLLAGGHLLIEDVPGVGKTTLAHALAVSLGLRFSRSQFTADLMPSDLIGVSVYERSKEAFVFHQGPVFAQVLLADEINRAGPKTQSALLEAMEEHQVSVEGETRALPEPFFVIATQNPTDQLGTYPLPESQLDRFLMCITLGYPDAKSERALLAGQDRREAIHALATVMTPEELVAAQKVVQAVHASDALLDYLQAVIAATRSGRWFVDGLSPRAGIALLRAAKARALINQRDYVAPDDVQSVLPQTVAHRLVPVAGAGRGSVEQVRAMIDAVPVP; from the coding sequence ATGAAATCAGCACTTGCCGCACAGATCGACCGCCTGATTGACCAGATTAGCACGATCATCGTCGGCAAGCGGCCGCAGATCGAGGACTGCGTGGCCTGCCTGCTGGCCGGCGGCCATCTGCTGATCGAGGACGTTCCCGGTGTCGGCAAGACCACGCTGGCCCATGCCCTGGCGGTCTCGCTGGGCCTGCGTTTCTCGCGCAGCCAGTTCACCGCCGACCTGATGCCGTCGGACCTCATCGGCGTCAGTGTCTACGAGCGCAGCAAGGAGGCGTTTGTCTTCCATCAAGGCCCGGTCTTCGCCCAGGTGCTGCTGGCCGACGAGATCAACCGCGCCGGCCCGAAGACGCAGAGCGCGCTGCTCGAGGCGATGGAGGAGCACCAGGTCAGCGTCGAGGGAGAGACGCGTGCGCTGCCCGAGCCCTTCTTCGTGATCGCCACGCAGAATCCGACCGACCAGCTCGGCACCTACCCGCTGCCCGAGTCGCAGCTCGACCGCTTTCTCATGTGCATCACGCTCGGCTACCCCGATGCGAAGAGCGAGCGCGCGCTGCTGGCCGGGCAGGACCGGCGCGAGGCCATCCACGCCCTGGCCACGGTGATGACGCCCGAGGAACTGGTGGCAGCGCAGAAGGTGGTGCAGGCGGTGCACGCCTCGGATGCATTGCTCGACTACCTGCAGGCCGTCATCGCCGCCACGCGCTCGGGGCGCTGGTTCGTCGACGGCCTGTCGCCGCGCGCGGGCATCGCGCTGCTGCGCGCCGCCAAGGCGCGCGCGCTGATCAACCAGCGCGACTACGTCGCCCCCGACGACGTGCAGTCGGTGCTGCCGCAGACGGTGGCACACCGGCTGGTGCCGGTGGCCGGCGCCGGGCGCGGCAGTGTCGAGCAGGTGCGCGCCATGATCGACGCGGTGCCGGTGCCGTGA